A single region of the Malaclemys terrapin pileata isolate rMalTer1 chromosome 4, rMalTer1.hap1, whole genome shotgun sequence genome encodes:
- the IVD gene encoding isovaleryl-CoA dehydrogenase, mitochondrial, whose protein sequence is MAAVLGKAAAAGRARRRLLLGLLRRGCAGVAVDDTVNGLSEEQRQLRQTMVKFCQEHLAPKAQEIDQENEFKGMQEFWKRLGELGVLGITTPVEYGGSGMGYLDHVLVMEEISRVSAAVGLSYGAHSNLCINQLVRNGNEAQKEKYLPKLINGEHIGALAMSESNAGSDVVSMKLKADRKGDYFVLNGNKFWITNGPDADVLIVYAKTDLSAVPASRGITAFIVEKGMPGFSTAQKLDKLGMRGSNTCELIFEDCKIPAENVLGQLGKGVYVLMSGLDLERLVLSGGPLGIMQAVLDHAFPYLHVREAFGQKIGHFQLMQGKMADMYTRLMACRQYVYNVAKACDQGHFNAKDCAGVILYSAECATQVALDGIQCLGGNGYINDYPMGRFLRDAKLYEIGAGTSEVRRLVIGRAFNAAFK, encoded by the exons ATGGCGGCGGTGCTGGGGAAAGCGGCGGCAGCGGGCAGAGCACGGCGCCGcctgctgctggggctgctgcgacGGGGCTGCGCTGGGGTCGCGGTGGATGACACCGTCAATGGGCTGAGCGAGGAGCAGCGGCAG CTTAGACAGACAATGGTCAAGTTCTGTCAGGAGCATTTGGCTCCAAAGGCCCAAGAAATCGACCAGGAGAATGAGTTTAAGGGCATGCAG GAGTTCTGGAAGAGGctcggggagctgggagttctgggaaTTACAACTCCTG tGGAATATGGTGGATCTGGAATGGGGTATCTGGACCATGTGTTAGTGATGGAGGAAATCTCTCGAGTTTCAGCAGCTGTTGGACTCAGTTATGGTGCCCATTCAAACCTTTGTATTAACCAGTTAGTACGGAATGGCAATGAAGCACAGAAAGAGAAATACCTACCCAAG CTAATCAACGGGGAGCACATTGGAGCCCTGGCAATGAGCGAATCAAACGCTGGTTCTGACGTTGTCTCTATGAAGCTCAAGGCAGACAGAAAAG GGGATTACTTTGTTTTGAATGGGAACAAGTTTTGGATCACTAATGGACCAGACGCTGATGTTCTAATAGTTTATGCTAAAACCGATCTCAGTGCTGTTCCAGCCTCCCGGGGTATAACAGCATTCATCGTGGAGAAG GGTATGCCTGGTTTCAGCACTGCTCAGAAGCTTGAtaagctgggaatgagggggtcCAATACCTGTGAATTGATCTTTGAGGACTGTAAGATTCCTG CTGAGAATGTCTTGGGGCAGCTGGGTAAAGGAGTCTACGTTCTGATGAGTGGCTTGGATCTGGAGAGACTCGTGCTGTCTGGTGGACCACTGGG AATCATGCAGGCTGTTCTTGACCATGCTTTTCCATACTTACACGTGAGAGAAGCATTTGGACAGAAAATCGGCCACTTCCAG CTCATGCAGGGTAAAATGGCAGATATGTACACACGGCTGATGGCGTGTCGGCAGTATGTGTACAATGTGGCAAAGGCCTGTGACCAAGGACACTTCAATGCAAAG GATTGTGCAGGAGTGATCCTGTATTCGGCAGAATGTGCTACACAAGTAGCTCTGGATGGAATTCAGTGTCTAG GTGGAAATGGTTACATCAATGATTATCCTATGGGTCGCTTCCTGCGTGATGCTAAGTTGTATGAGATAGGGGCAGGAACCAGTGAGGTACGGAGACTTGTCATTGGCCGGGCATTTAATGCCGCTTTTAAATAA
- the KNSTRN gene encoding small kinetochore-associated protein → MENENSRIPVYSFHHPTALSRSVPPDIQTPFPSKKQRINKTVEPEFSKDPNFTFSSNVPEDGVFKAKNQGLCRSTKKVEPLSKKTATTARGPLSRYRLETELKTKNQLLEIAKQQLHSKLAGAQGTIKDLREKNEVLEEEVQKLKKFQDNCMVILESRNIDPVTGNEILEEEDTKECQKQTMLLTEKLKEELRLFSQMAEKQEELLTATAMWKLAENDRNNFLEKQASFQREIEEYAATVGQVELLLDL, encoded by the exons ATGGAGAACGAAAATTCCAGGATCCCGGTCTACAGCTTCCATCACCCCACAGCGCTCTCCCGTAGCGTCCCCCCAG ACATACAGACGCCATTTCCATCGAAGAAACAACGTATCAACAAAACAGTTGAGCCAGAATTCAGCAAAGATCCCAATTTCACTTTTAGCTCAAATGTTCCAGAGGATGGTGTCTTCAAAGCCAAAAACCAAGG TCTCTGTAGGTCTACCAAGAAAGTGGAACCTCTTTCTAAAAAGACAGCAACAACTGCACGAGG ACCCCTGAGCCGATACAGATTGGAGACAGAGCTAAAGACGAAGAACCAGTTGTTGGAAATAGCCAAACAGCAACTGCACTCAAAGCTGGCAGGAGCACAG GGCACTATCAAAGACTTAAGAGAAAAGAATGAAGTCCTGGAAGAAGAAGTTCAAAAGCTGAAGAAATTTCAAGATAACTGTATGGTGATTTTAGAAAGCAGAAATATTGATCCAG TTACAGGCAATGAAATCTTGGAGGAGGAAGATACGAAGGAGTGTCAGAAGCAGACAATG TTGCTGACAGAGAAGCTTAAAGAAGAACTGAGACTATTCAGCCAAATGGCTGAAAAACAAGAGGAGCTTCTG ACAGCAACAGCTATGTGGAAACTGGCAGAGAATGACCGAAACAATTTCCTGGAGAAGCAGGCATCCTTTCAGAGAGAAATAGAAGAGTATGCTGCCACTGTTGGTCAGGTGGAGCTCCTCTTGGACCTATGA